Proteins from a genomic interval of Meiothermus sp.:
- a CDS encoding Hsp20/alpha crystallin family protein: MLARFDPWREMDNMRREIERLFDESLFRREFPFLDKEVAAMPLDIYEEGNNIVVKASIPGLKPEDIKVEVRGDMLRIYGEAKKEEEKKERNYHLREHRYTRFERSVTLPSEVLTDKAEAVFENGVLTLTLPKSETTPTKAIPIKTPAKV; this comes from the coding sequence ATGTTGGCTCGTTTCGACCCTTGGCGCGAAATGGATAACATGCGGAGGGAAATCGAGCGCTTGTTTGATGAAAGCCTGTTCCGTCGTGAGTTTCCATTCCTCGACAAAGAGGTAGCGGCCATGCCGCTCGACATCTACGAAGAAGGCAACAATATCGTGGTGAAAGCCTCGATTCCCGGCCTCAAACCCGAGGACATCAAGGTTGAAGTGCGCGGCGACATGCTGCGGATCTATGGCGAGGCCAAAAAGGAGGAAGAAAAGAAAGAGCGCAACTACCACCTGCGCGAGCACCGCTATACCCGCTTTGAGCGCTCGGTAACCTTGCCCAGCGAGGTGTTGACCGATAAAGCTGAGGCGGTGTTCGAGAACGGGGTTCTCACGCTCACCCTGCCCAAGAGCGAGACCACCCCAACCAAGGCTATTCCTATCAAGACCCCTGCCAAGGTGTAA